Proteins encoded by one window of Pseudomonas sp. PSKL.D1:
- a CDS encoding LysR family transcriptional regulator: protein MDMLHAMRTFARVVECGSFAAAANALDISAAQVSRIVAELENQLQTRLLHRTTRRLRMSEAGERFLERARQIMALTEEAMDEARGAHLTPRGRLRLHCPHGVGMLLMPLVAGYNAVCPEVVIELTLSQRNPDPLAEGHDVVITVDEVLPDSQMIGVPLGNIFSIPCAAPSYLEAHGVPERPEDLHEHRCLRMAYPMYEGDWVFPEGLDHCVIAPRDSFLTNVADAMLVATELGMGIGLLPFYTASQAIEQGRLRRVLAPYRLRENALYAIYPSRHYLDAKVRTWIDYLKEQLPALFAGHAAIVDDARYWR, encoded by the coding sequence ATGGACATGCTGCACGCCATGCGAACCTTCGCCCGGGTGGTGGAATGTGGCAGCTTTGCCGCTGCTGCCAATGCCCTCGACATTTCCGCTGCCCAGGTGTCGCGCATCGTCGCCGAGCTGGAAAACCAGCTGCAAACCCGGCTGCTGCACCGCACCACGCGCCGCCTGCGCATGAGCGAGGCTGGCGAGCGTTTTCTGGAGCGGGCGCGGCAGATCATGGCGCTGACCGAAGAAGCCATGGACGAAGCGCGCGGCGCCCACCTGACGCCCCGGGGTCGGCTGCGCCTGCATTGCCCGCATGGCGTCGGCATGCTGCTGATGCCGTTGGTGGCCGGTTACAACGCCGTGTGCCCGGAAGTGGTGATCGAGTTGACGCTGTCCCAGCGCAACCCCGACCCCCTGGCAGAGGGGCATGATGTGGTCATTACCGTGGACGAAGTGTTGCCCGATTCGCAGATGATCGGCGTGCCGCTGGGCAATATTTTCAGCATCCCCTGCGCAGCCCCCAGCTACCTCGAGGCCCACGGCGTGCCCGAACGCCCCGAAGACCTGCACGAGCACCGCTGCCTGCGCATGGCCTACCCGATGTACGAAGGCGATTGGGTGTTCCCGGAGGGGCTTGACCATTGTGTGATAGCCCCACGCGACAGCTTCCTGACCAATGTTGCCGATGCCATGCTGGTGGCCACCGAGCTGGGCATGGGTATTGGCCTGTTGCCGTTCTATACCGCCAGCCAGGCCATCGAACAGGGCCGGTTGCGGCGGGTGCTGGCGCCTTACCGTTTGAGGGAGAACGCGCTGTATGCAATTTACCCGTCACGGCATTACCTGGACGCCAAGGTGCGGACCTGGATCGATTATCTGAAGGAGCAGTTGCCCGCGTTGTTTGCCGGGCATGCGGCAATTGTCGATGATGCGCGCTATTGGCGTTGA
- a CDS encoding DUF2790 domain-containing protein yields the protein MKRSISLLALTAVFASFTALADTAGNQPVSSQQENYEYGMPLDVAKVISITPASNAADCQIGTAHMVYVDHQGQKREVNYREMGNCSQM from the coding sequence ATCAAACGCTCGATCAGCCTGCTTGCCCTTACTGCCGTTTTCGCCTCCTTCACTGCCCTTGCCGACACCGCTGGCAATCAGCCGGTATCCAGCCAGCAGGAAAATTACGAGTACGGCATGCCGCTTGATGTGGCCAAGGTCATTTCCATCACCCCGGCCAGCAACGCCGCCGACTGCCAGATCGGTACCGCGCACATGGTGTACGTCGACCATCAAGGCCAGAAGCGCGAAGTCAACTACCGCGAAATGGGCAATTGCTCGCAGATGTGA
- a CDS encoding tRNA (adenine(22)-N(1))-methyltransferase, whose protein sequence is MNEQTLSLRLERVAAHVPQGARLADIGSDHGYLPVALALRGVIAAGVAGEVAQTPYESALRNVRRNGLQAHITVRLADGLEALEPEDCITAISLCGMGGETMCEILTRGKARLNGRERMILQPNGGEHELRTWLMHNGYRIVSEELLRENRFDYEIIVAEPDAASVYSPEELYFGPVLMREKSPAFIAKWQRVLRQQLQTIANFERAQGAVPLEKQQRFARQVGWINQVLA, encoded by the coding sequence TTGAACGAACAGACATTGTCGCTGCGCCTTGAGCGCGTGGCGGCGCACGTGCCGCAGGGCGCGCGGCTGGCCGATATCGGCTCGGACCACGGCTACCTGCCGGTGGCCCTGGCGCTGCGTGGCGTGATCGCGGCGGGCGTGGCCGGGGAAGTGGCACAAACGCCTTATGAGTCGGCCTTGCGCAATGTGCGCCGCAATGGCCTGCAGGCGCACATCACCGTGCGCCTGGCCGATGGGCTGGAGGCGCTGGAGCCTGAGGACTGCATTACGGCCATCAGCCTGTGCGGCATGGGTGGCGAAACCATGTGCGAAATCCTGACGCGTGGCAAGGCACGGCTCAATGGGCGCGAGCGAATGATTTTGCAGCCCAACGGCGGTGAACATGAGCTGCGCACCTGGTTGATGCACAACGGCTACCGCATCGTCAGCGAAGAGCTGCTGCGGGAAAACCGTTTCGATTACGAAATCATCGTGGCCGAACCTGATGCAGCCTCAGTCTATAGCCCGGAAGAACTGTATTTTGGGCCCGTGTTGATGCGCGAGAAGAGCCCGGCGTTCATCGCCAAGTGGCAGCGCGTGCTGCGCCAACAGCTACAGACCATCGCCAACTTCGAGCGCGCCCAAGGCGCGGTCCCGCTGGAAAAACAGCAGCGTTTTGCCCGGCAGGTCGGTTGGATCAATCAGGTTTTGGCGTGA
- a CDS encoding RidA family protein: MPMADLIYTPDSDAESISSDVAEFNGILVTTQIPADYDVGIVEQSESMLQALKEALEKAGSSMDRVMHLTIYLTDMADRAAFNEVYQRFFKKPWPVRAAVGVAALAFPGMRVEVTAMAAKA, from the coding sequence ATTCCCATGGCAGACCTGATCTACACGCCGGATTCCGACGCCGAGTCCATTTCTTCCGACGTTGCCGAGTTCAACGGCATCCTCGTCACCACGCAGATTCCCGCCGATTACGACGTCGGTATCGTCGAGCAGAGCGAAAGCATGCTGCAGGCGCTGAAGGAAGCGCTGGAAAAGGCCGGCAGCAGCATGGACCGGGTCATGCACCTGACCATTTACCTCACCGACATGGCTGACCGCGCCGCGTTCAACGAGGTGTACCAGCGCTTCTTCAAGAAGCCTTGGCCTGTACGTGCTGCCGTGGGGGTTGCCGCGCTGGCCTTCCCGGGCATGCGCGTGGAAGTGACCGCCATGGCCGCCAAGGCCTGA
- a CDS encoding TonB-dependent receptor family protein — MHCPPFRRKALIALLPGLGLAPLAHADNTPLNLEPVVVTGAYAPTASFDLPYSIDTVDRAQIADGQLGVNLSEALNRVPGLVVQNRQNYAQDLQISSRGYGARSAFGIRGIKLLSDGIPASTPDGQGQAASLNLDVADRIEVLRGPASAIYGSNAGGVIQVFSRDGNGPPKVGAETTFGSDGFNKNHLYSEGGSERAGFLVDASRMDTDGYRDHSAARRDQTFAKVHVKPDDDSRLALIFSTLEQNGTEDPLGQTWDAYKHDPRSVADRAEEYNTRKSIHHQQVGMNYERYVGDATLQFNLYAGKRSVIQYLSIPKGTPANTRGGGVVDFDREFHGGTLRWIQPVSAAPGALTLTFGADYDRSRDDRRGFQNFSGDTLGVKGELRRDEQDTATSLDPYVQAHWELGRWTIDGGLRRSTMEMDVDDRFLANGDASGSKTYQRTTPTLSVMYAFTPELHGYVSAGKAFETPTQAEMAYAPGALEGFNFGLEPATSTQYELGLKARLDERTRINAAIFEIRTEDEIVVAASEGGRTSYRNAGKTLRRGFELSVQRELNAQWQANLAYTLLDATYDEAFSQGTTTIDKGNQLPGVPRSNLFGELVWQPRSGISMGLEGQYRSKVYVEDSNDQHAAPSYAVFNWRTRFEQHLGPWTLHQLVRLDNLLDRQYVGSVIVGDGNGRYYEAAPGRSWYAGAGVEYQF, encoded by the coding sequence ATGCATTGCCCCCCTTTTCGCCGCAAAGCGCTGATCGCTTTGCTGCCCGGCCTGGGCCTGGCTCCGCTGGCCCACGCTGACAACACCCCCTTGAACCTCGAACCCGTGGTGGTCACCGGCGCCTACGCCCCTACCGCCAGTTTCGACCTGCCCTACTCCATCGACACCGTCGACCGCGCGCAGATTGCCGACGGCCAGTTGGGCGTCAACCTGTCCGAAGCCCTTAATCGGGTGCCAGGGCTGGTGGTGCAAAACCGCCAGAACTACGCCCAGGACTTGCAGATTTCCTCGCGTGGCTACGGCGCCCGCTCGGCCTTCGGCATCCGCGGCATCAAGCTGCTCAGCGACGGCATCCCGGCAAGTACGCCGGATGGCCAGGGCCAGGCGGCCTCGCTGAACCTCGACGTGGCCGACCGCATCGAGGTGTTGCGTGGCCCGGCATCGGCCATTTATGGCAGCAATGCCGGCGGCGTGATCCAGGTGTTCTCCCGCGACGGCAACGGCCCGCCCAAGGTGGGGGCCGAAACCACCTTCGGCAGCGACGGCTTCAACAAGAACCACCTGTACAGCGAAGGCGGCAGCGAGCGGGCCGGTTTCCTGGTGGATGCCTCGCGCATGGACACCGACGGCTACCGCGACCACAGTGCCGCCCGCCGTGACCAGACGTTTGCCAAGGTGCATGTCAAACCCGACGACGACAGCCGCCTGGCGCTGATTTTCAGCACGCTGGAGCAAAACGGCACCGAAGATCCGCTGGGCCAGACGTGGGATGCGTACAAGCACGACCCACGCTCGGTAGCAGACCGCGCCGAGGAGTACAACACCCGCAAGAGCATCCACCACCAGCAGGTGGGCATGAACTACGAGCGCTATGTCGGCGACGCAACGCTGCAGTTCAACCTTTACGCTGGCAAGCGCAGCGTGATCCAGTACCTGTCGATCCCCAAAGGCACCCCCGCCAACACCCGCGGCGGTGGTGTGGTCGACTTCGACCGCGAGTTCCACGGCGGCACCCTGCGCTGGATCCAGCCCGTCAGTGCCGCACCCGGCGCCCTCACGCTGACCTTTGGCGCCGATTACGACCGCAGCCGCGACGACCGCCGTGGTTTCCAGAACTTCAGCGGCGATACCCTGGGCGTTAAAGGCGAACTGCGCCGTGACGAGCAGGACACCGCCACCAGCCTGGACCCCTACGTGCAGGCTCACTGGGAGCTTGGCCGCTGGACCATCGACGGCGGCCTGCGCCGCAGCACCATGGAAATGGACGTGGATGACCGCTTCCTGGCCAATGGCGATGCCAGCGGGTCGAAAACGTACCAGCGCACTACCCCGACCTTGTCGGTGATGTATGCCTTCACGCCCGAACTGCATGGTTACGTGAGTGCCGGCAAAGCCTTCGAAACCCCGACCCAGGCAGAAATGGCCTACGCCCCGGGCGCACTGGAGGGCTTCAACTTTGGCCTGGAACCGGCCACCAGCACCCAGTACGAGCTGGGCCTGAAGGCGCGGCTCGACGAACGGACACGCATCAACGCGGCGATCTTCGAGATCCGCACCGAGGACGAAATCGTCGTTGCCGCCTCTGAAGGTGGCCGCACCAGTTACCGCAATGCCGGCAAGACGCTACGCCGGGGCTTCGAGCTGAGCGTGCAGCGCGAATTGAACGCGCAATGGCAGGCAAACCTTGCCTATACCCTGCTCGATGCCACGTACGATGAAGCCTTCAGCCAAGGCACCACCACCATCGACAAGGGCAACCAGTTGCCCGGCGTACCACGCAGCAACCTGTTCGGCGAACTGGTGTGGCAGCCGCGTTCAGGTATCAGCATGGGGCTTGAGGGCCAGTACCGCAGCAAGGTGTACGTCGAAGACAGCAACGACCAGCATGCTGCACCCAGCTATGCCGTGTTCAACTGGCGTACGCGATTCGAGCAGCACCTCGGGCCGTGGACCCTCCATCAGTTGGTGCGGCTGGACAACCTGCTGGACCGGCAGTATGTGGGGTCGGTGATCGTGGGTGATGGCAATGGCCGTTATTACGAAGCGGCGCCGGGGCGGTCGTGGTACGCCGGGGCCGGTGTCGAATACCAGTTCTGA
- a CDS encoding (2Fe-2S)-binding protein → MELRINQKTYQVEADADTPLLWVIRDDLGLTGTKYGCGLAQCGACSVLVDGNVVRACVTPVAGVVGREVTTIEAIEADEVGKRVVAAWVEHQVAQCGYCQSGQVMAATALLKHTPKPSDAQIDAAMVNLCRCGTYNAIHTAVHELAQGEKA, encoded by the coding sequence ATGGAACTTCGCATTAACCAGAAGACCTATCAGGTCGAGGCCGACGCCGACACGCCCCTGCTGTGGGTGATCCGTGACGACCTGGGCCTGACCGGGACCAAGTACGGCTGCGGCCTTGCCCAGTGTGGCGCCTGTTCGGTGCTGGTGGACGGCAATGTGGTGCGCGCCTGCGTCACCCCGGTGGCCGGGGTGGTCGGCCGCGAGGTGACCACCATCGAAGCCATCGAAGCCGACGAGGTGGGCAAGCGCGTGGTCGCGGCCTGGGTCGAGCATCAAGTGGCTCAGTGCGGTTACTGCCAGTCCGGGCAGGTAATGGCCGCCACGGCCCTGCTCAAGCACACCCCCAAACCCAGCGATGCGCAAATCGACGCCGCGATGGTCAACCTGTGCCGTTGCGGCACCTACAACGCCATCCACACAGCGGTGCATGAGCTTGCCCAAGGGGAGAAAGCCTGA
- a CDS encoding xanthine dehydrogenase family protein molybdopterin-binding subunit, whose amino-acid sequence MSAPFDTPAQTLNLAAGETVNLSRRRFLAGTAIGALVLGFGLPVGTGRAMAAATAERGTQVPAFLEIRPDSTVRLLCPFMEGGQGTYTAMAQIVGEELDVDPASFLVDSAPPGEAYVVMDNGLRITGGSMSVRMSYTTMRRLGALARTMLLQAAAEQLGVPLSELSTEPGKVVHAASGRTLAYGELAGRAMDLPVPDPASVQLRDPAQFRWIGKPVRRVDAYDKSTGKAQYCIDIKVEGMLHAAVQHAPRLGMTVGSLRNEAQVKAMKGVHSVHQLPGAVAVVAERWWHAKRAVEAIQVEWQEAGADSKVRAMPADFSSDGWREHLAAQTGPARDEENEGDVAGALSGAKTQVEATYHNQYLNHAQLEPPSAIARFNPDGTLDVWLPNQAPDMFRDDIAKRTGLNAGQVTLHSPLLGGFFGRHFLYDSANPYPQAIALAKAVGRPVKLIWSREEEFLRDVLRPVAVVKFRAGLDADGLPVAIEAISATEGPTEALAGKQGDKIDPTAVEGLSGKAYAIANKRVAQIYVKGPAMLGYWRSVGNSLNDFFYEAFLDELADKGGKDPYELRLHLLRDNPRLTTLLQAVGELSGGWKRGPFTAEDGSKRARGVAMASPFGSEAAVIAEVSIENGQVKVHDIWQAIDPGSVVNPAIVEAQVNSAVALGLSQTLVEEAVFLEGKPKARNYDLYPILPPSRMARVHVRIVESGAKMGGIGEPPLPAVAPAVANAVARLTGQRIRSLPLSRYTFS is encoded by the coding sequence ATGAGCGCACCGTTCGATACCCCCGCGCAAACACTCAACCTGGCCGCTGGCGAAACCGTCAACCTGTCGCGCCGCCGCTTTCTCGCAGGCACGGCCATTGGCGCGCTGGTACTGGGCTTCGGCTTGCCGGTAGGCACCGGCCGTGCGATGGCCGCCGCCACAGCCGAACGCGGCACCCAGGTGCCCGCCTTCCTGGAAATCCGCCCCGACAGCACTGTGCGGCTGCTGTGCCCGTTCATGGAAGGTGGCCAGGGCACCTACACCGCCATGGCGCAAATCGTTGGTGAAGAACTGGACGTCGACCCGGCCAGCTTCCTGGTGGACAGTGCCCCGCCCGGCGAAGCCTACGTGGTGATGGACAACGGCCTGCGCATTACCGGCGGCAGCATGTCGGTGCGCATGAGCTACACCACCATGCGCCGCCTGGGCGCGCTGGCCCGCACCATGCTGCTGCAGGCGGCTGCCGAGCAGCTGGGCGTGCCGCTGAGCGAACTCAGCACCGAACCGGGCAAGGTGGTGCACGCCGCCTCGGGCCGCACGCTGGCCTATGGCGAACTGGCCGGGCGCGCGATGGACCTGCCCGTACCGGACCCGGCCAGCGTGCAATTGCGCGACCCTGCCCAGTTCCGCTGGATCGGCAAGCCGGTGCGCCGGGTCGATGCCTACGACAAGTCCACCGGCAAGGCGCAGTACTGCATCGACATCAAGGTCGAAGGCATGCTCCACGCCGCGGTGCAGCACGCGCCGCGCCTGGGCATGACCGTGGGCAGCCTGCGTAACGAAGCCCAGGTCAAGGCCATGAAGGGCGTGCACTCGGTGCATCAGTTGCCGGGGGCCGTGGCCGTGGTCGCCGAGCGCTGGTGGCATGCCAAACGCGCGGTGGAAGCCATCCAGGTGGAATGGCAGGAAGCCGGCGCCGACTCGAAGGTGCGCGCCATGCCTGCCGATTTTTCCAGCGATGGCTGGCGCGAGCACCTGGCCGCGCAAACCGGCCCGGCCCGCGACGAAGAAAACGAAGGCGACGTGGCAGGTGCGCTGAGTGGCGCCAAGACTCAGGTCGAAGCCACCTACCACAACCAGTACCTGAACCACGCCCAACTAGAGCCGCCGTCTGCCATCGCCCGTTTCAACCCGGACGGTACGCTGGACGTCTGGCTGCCCAACCAGGCACCAGACATGTTCCGCGATGACATCGCCAAACGCACAGGCCTGAACGCGGGCCAGGTCACCCTGCACTCCCCGCTGCTGGGCGGGTTCTTTGGCCGCCACTTTCTGTACGACTCGGCCAACCCTTACCCTCAGGCCATTGCCCTGGCCAAGGCCGTGGGGCGCCCGGTGAAACTGATCTGGAGCCGAGAGGAAGAGTTTCTGCGCGATGTGCTGCGGCCGGTGGCCGTGGTCAAGTTCCGTGCCGGGCTGGATGCCGACGGCCTGCCAGTAGCCATCGAAGCGATCAGCGCCACCGAAGGCCCCACCGAGGCCCTTGCCGGCAAGCAAGGGGACAAGATCGACCCTACCGCGGTAGAAGGGCTGTCGGGCAAGGCTTACGCCATCGCCAACAAGCGCGTGGCGCAAATTTACGTCAAAGGCCCGGCCATGCTTGGCTATTGGCGGTCGGTGGGCAATTCGCTCAATGACTTCTTCTATGAGGCATTTCTTGACGAACTGGCCGACAAAGGCGGCAAAGACCCGTATGAACTGCGCCTGCACCTGCTGCGCGACAACCCGCGCCTGACCACGTTGCTGCAGGCGGTGGGCGAATTGTCCGGCGGCTGGAAGCGCGGGCCGTTCACGGCAGAGGATGGCAGCAAACGGGCGCGCGGCGTGGCCATGGCCTCGCCGTTTGGCTCGGAAGCGGCGGTGATTGCCGAAGTGTCGATCGAAAATGGCCAGGTCAAGGTGCATGACATCTGGCAAGCCATCGACCCGGGCAGCGTCGTCAACCCGGCGATTGTCGAGGCGCAGGTCAACAGTGCTGTGGCACTGGGCCTGTCCCAGACGCTGGTGGAAGAAGCGGTGTTCCTCGAAGGCAAGCCCAAGGCACGCAACTACGACCTGTACCCGATCCTGCCGCCGTCACGCATGGCCCGGGTGCATGTGCGCATCGTTGAAAGCGGCGCGAAGATGGGGGGTATCGGCGAGCCACCATTGCCCGCCGTCGCCCCGGCGGTGGCCAACGCGGTTGCACGGCTGACCGGCCAGCGCATCCGCAGCCTGCCCCTGAGCCGCTACACCTTCAGCTGA
- a CDS encoding c-type cytochrome — translation MTQSRFARTAAWLALPCLVAAGLLAWYVTREPASPFDQQPADPALVARGEYVARLSDCVACHSVPDGKPFAGGLAMATPLGTIHATNVTPDPATGIGRYSLADFDRAVRHGVAPGGRRLYPAMPYPSYAKLSDDDVQALYAFFMKGVQPVQQANLASDIPWPLNMRWPIAMWNGLFAADTPYVAKPAQDTQWNRGAYIVQGPGHCGSCHTPRGLAFNEKALDDNGKPFLAGALLDGWYAPSLRGDHNTGLGRWSEADIVQFLKTGRNRHAVVYGSMTEAFNNSTQFMTDDDLAAIAHYLKSLPGDPQRDGTPWAYQAASADAGLDRPGAHTYVTRCASCHGLDGKGQAEWMPPLAGATSSLAKENASAINITLNGSQRIVAAGLPDAYRMPAFREQLSDQEIAQVLSFVRGSWGNHGGAVDAAAVGKLRGHTDPASSSPIILHMR, via the coding sequence ATGACCCAGAGTCGATTCGCAAGAACCGCCGCCTGGCTCGCGCTGCCGTGCCTGGTCGCGGCAGGCCTTTTGGCCTGGTACGTCACCCGCGAGCCCGCCTCACCCTTTGATCAGCAGCCGGCCGACCCGGCGCTGGTCGCACGCGGTGAATATGTGGCGCGGCTTAGCGATTGCGTGGCCTGCCACAGCGTGCCGGATGGCAAGCCCTTTGCCGGCGGGCTGGCCATGGCCACGCCGCTGGGCACGATCCACGCCACCAACGTCACGCCAGACCCGGCAACCGGCATCGGCCGCTACAGCCTGGCCGACTTCGACCGCGCCGTGCGCCATGGCGTGGCGCCCGGTGGCCGCCGGCTCTACCCGGCCATGCCCTACCCCTCTTACGCCAAGCTCAGCGATGACGACGTGCAGGCGCTGTATGCCTTCTTCATGAAAGGCGTGCAGCCGGTGCAGCAGGCAAACCTTGCCAGCGATATCCCTTGGCCACTGAACATGCGCTGGCCCATCGCGATGTGGAACGGCCTGTTCGCTGCCGATACCCCCTACGTGGCCAAGCCAGCGCAGGACACACAGTGGAACCGTGGCGCCTACATCGTCCAGGGCCCGGGCCACTGCGGGAGCTGCCACACGCCACGGGGCCTTGCGTTCAACGAAAAAGCACTGGACGACAACGGCAAACCCTTCCTGGCTGGCGCGCTGCTTGATGGCTGGTACGCGCCGAGCCTGCGCGGTGACCACAACACCGGGCTGGGCCGCTGGAGCGAGGCCGACATCGTGCAGTTCCTGAAAACCGGGCGCAACCGGCATGCGGTGGTGTACGGCTCGATGACCGAGGCATTCAACAACTCCACGCAGTTCATGACCGACGATGACCTGGCCGCCATTGCCCATTACCTGAAGTCGTTGCCCGGCGACCCGCAGCGTGACGGCACACCATGGGCGTATCAGGCAGCCTCGGCCGATGCCGGCCTTGACCGCCCCGGTGCCCATACCTACGTGACCCGCTGCGCGTCGTGCCACGGCCTTGATGGCAAGGGCCAGGCCGAGTGGATGCCGCCGCTGGCCGGTGCAACCTCGTCGCTGGCCAAGGAAAACGCCTCGGCAATCAACATCACCCTCAACGGCTCGCAACGCATCGTGGCGGCGGGCCTGCCGGATGCGTATCGCATGCCCGCGTTCCGTGAGCAGCTTTCGGACCAGGAGATAGCTCAAGTGTTGAGTTTTGTGCGGGGCAGTTGGGGCAATCATGGGGGTGCGGTGGATGCTGCGGCGGTAGGCAAGCTGCGCGGGCATACCGACCCGGCCAGCAGCAGCCCGATCATTTTGCACATGCGTTGA
- a CDS encoding XdhC family protein translates to MESIDLLVLRTARDWLQAGERVLLATVARTWGSSPRPVGSMMALRGDGRVIGSVSGGCIEDDLIHRYTTAYQGDGMPNGLPRVVRYGVSADEAHRFGLPCGGTLELILEFEPPLSSFDHLLPQLDAGQLVRRELDLGSGRVQLATTLTPDAFSFDGQRMLNTLGPGYRMLLIGAGALAEYLATMALFNGFKVAVCDPRPEYMDGWNVAGVEKIVGMPDDVVRAFAPDLRSCIIGLSHDPKLDDLALLEALHSPAFYIGVIGSRRNSQLRRARLIEHFGESEASLQRLNGPIGIYIGSKTPAEIAVSVMAQVLATKNGVALPAEVDVTRAKTSLATASML, encoded by the coding sequence ATGGAAAGCATCGACCTGCTGGTACTGCGCACCGCCCGCGACTGGCTCCAGGCTGGCGAGCGCGTTTTGCTGGCCACTGTCGCCCGCACCTGGGGCTCATCGCCGCGCCCGGTCGGCTCGATGATGGCCCTGCGCGGTGATGGCCGGGTGATCGGCAGCGTTTCCGGTGGCTGCATCGAAGATGACCTGATCCACCGCTACACCACCGCCTACCAGGGCGACGGCATGCCCAACGGCCTGCCCCGGGTGGTGCGCTACGGCGTCAGCGCGGATGAGGCGCACCGTTTCGGCCTGCCCTGTGGCGGCACGCTGGAACTGATCCTCGAATTCGAGCCACCACTATCAAGCTTCGATCACCTGCTGCCGCAACTGGACGCCGGCCAGCTGGTGCGCCGTGAACTGGACCTGGGCAGCGGCCGGGTGCAACTGGCCACCACCCTCACCCCGGACGCTTTCAGCTTCGACGGCCAGCGCATGCTCAACACCCTCGGCCCCGGCTACCGCATGCTGCTGATTGGCGCCGGGGCGCTGGCCGAGTACCTCGCCACCATGGCCCTGTTCAACGGCTTCAAGGTGGCGGTGTGCGACCCGCGCCCCGAGTACATGGACGGCTGGAACGTGGCGGGCGTGGAAAAGATCGTCGGCATGCCCGACGACGTGGTCCGCGCTTTCGCTCCGGACCTGCGCAGCTGCATCATCGGCCTGAGCCACGACCCCAAGCTGGACGACCTGGCCCTACTCGAAGCCCTGCATAGCCCGGCGTTTTATATTGGCGTGATTGGCTCGCGGCGTAACAGCCAACTGCGAAGGGCGCGGCTGATCGAGCATTTTGGGGAAAGCGAGGCGTCGCTGCAGCGGTTGAATGGGCCTATCGGGATTTACATCGGCAGCAAGACCCCAGCCGAAATTGCCGTGAGCGTGATGGCGCAAGTGTTGGCGACCAAAAACGGCGTGGCGCTACCGGCGGAAGTCGACGTGACTCGCGCCAAAACCAGCCTCGCGACAGCATCAATGCTGTAA
- a CDS encoding substrate-binding periplasmic protein: protein MIARCFCRSMLLSLSLMLLAPLAVAQEACLHLTATGNPEYPPYLWRDPQNPQQLIGANADLLKHLGEQLGVQINVIYGGPWSRAQEEVRTGQIDLMAGYFMTQARQQVVDFITPAFLHTPSVVWVRQEAAFTYSGWADLKGHNGGTLVSNSHGQQFDDYAKTNLTLEAVPSARQAFEKLLHKRNDFLIYEQYPGMALVRTLGVDGELKVLAPPVSSEGLYLAMSRASPCNTAAFQARLATAMKAIVDGPLPEALVKRNLERWKLQH, encoded by the coding sequence ATGATCGCGCGCTGTTTTTGCCGGTCCATGCTGCTGTCGCTCTCGCTGATGTTGCTTGCCCCCCTCGCGGTGGCGCAGGAGGCTTGCCTGCACCTGACCGCCACCGGCAACCCGGAATACCCCCCGTACCTGTGGCGCGACCCGCAAAACCCCCAGCAGTTGATCGGCGCCAATGCCGACCTGCTCAAGCACCTGGGCGAGCAGCTGGGGGTACAGATAAACGTGATCTATGGCGGGCCCTGGTCCCGGGCGCAGGAAGAAGTGCGCACCGGCCAGATCGACCTGATGGCCGGTTACTTCATGACCCAGGCACGCCAGCAGGTGGTGGACTTCATCACCCCGGCGTTCCTGCACACGCCCAGTGTGGTCTGGGTGCGTCAGGAAGCAGCGTTTACCTACAGCGGCTGGGCAGACTTGAAGGGCCATAATGGCGGCACGCTGGTCAGCAACAGCCATGGGCAGCAGTTTGATGACTACGCCAAGACCAACCTCACGCTGGAAGCCGTGCCCAGTGCCAGGCAGGCGTTCGAGAAGTTGCTGCACAAGCGCAATGATTTCCTGATCTACGAACAGTACCCCGGCATGGCGCTGGTGCGGACTTTGGGGGTGGACGGGGAGTTGAAGGTACTGGCCCCGCCAGTTTCCAGCGAAGGGTTGTACCTGGCGATGTCTCGGGCGTCGCCGTGCAACACAGCGGCTTTTCAGGCGCGCCTGGCAACGGCGATGAAAGCGATCGTGGACGGTCCGTTGCCTGAAGCGTTGGTGAAGCGGAACCTGGAACGCTGGAAATTACAGCATTGA